The following are from one region of the Anabas testudineus chromosome 2, fAnaTes1.2, whole genome shotgun sequence genome:
- the vps41 gene encoding vacuolar protein sorting-associated protein 41 homolog: MAEVEEVRKPSEESTEESEEEDSEEEPKLKYERLSNGVTEILQKDAASCMTVHDKFLALGTHFGKVFLLDIQGNITQKFEISSVKINQISLDESGEHVGICSEDGKVQVFGLYTREGFHENFDCPIKVVALHPQFTKSNYKQFVTGGNKLLLYERNWLNRWKTCVLHEGEGTITNIQWRANLIAWANNVGVKIYDFSTKQRITNVLRDNVSLRPDMYPCSLCWKDNTTLIVGWGTSIKICVVKERNATEMRDLPSRYVEIVSAFETEFFISGLAPLADQLVTLFFVKDHMDEDFRARPRLDIIQPLAENCEEISSDALTVRNYQDNECRDYRLEHSEGESLFYIISPKDIVVAKERDQDDHIDWLLEKEKYEEALMAAEISFKNIKRHDVQKIGMEYINHLVKKGDYDIAARKCQKVLGKNMELWENEVYRFKTIGQLKAISQYLPRGDLRLRPAIYEMILHDFLQTDYEGFATLIREWPGELYNNMAIVQAVTDHLKKDPTNSTLLTTLAELYTYDQRYDKALEIYLRLRHKDVYQLIHRHNLFSSIEDKIVLLMDFDKEKAVDMLLDNEDKISTDKVVEELADRPELLHVYLHKLFKRDHHKGQKYHERQIGLYAEYDRPNLLPFLRDSTHCPLEKALEICQQRNFVEETVFLLSRMGNCRRALQMIMEELEDVGKAIEFAKEQDDAELWEDLISYSIDKPPFITGLLNNIGTHVDPILLINRIKEGMEIPNLRDSLVKILQDYNLQILLREGCKKILVADSLSLLQKMHRTQMRGVRVDEENICESCHATILPSDMAKSFSVVVFHCRHMFHKECLPSPGTFHGVQFCNICSAKRRGPGSGILEMKK, translated from the exons ATGGCGGAAGTGGAGGAG GTTAGAAAACCAAGTGAGGAATCCACAGAAGAGTCTGAG GAGGAGGACAGCGAGGAGGAGCCCAAACTAAAGTATGAGCGACTCTCCAATGGGGTGACAGAAATCCTCCAGAAGGATGCAGCCAGCTGTATGACTGTCCATGACAAG TTTCTTGCCCTGGGTACCCATTTTGGAAAAGTCTTCCTGCTGGACATCCAAGGAAATATAACTCAGAAGTTTGAAATT AGTTCAGTGAAGATCAACCAGATCAGTCTGGATGAAAGTGGAGAGCATGTGGGCATCTGCTCTGAGGATGGGAAG GTTCAAGTGTTCGGCCTCTATACAAGAGAGGGCTTTCATGAGAACTTTGACTGTCCCATTAAA GTGGTTGCATTACACCCTCAGTTCACCAAATCAAACTACAAACAGTTTGTCACTGGGGGCAACAAG CTGCTCCTGTATGAAAGAAACTGGTTGAATCGCTGGAAGACTTGTGTTCTACATGAAGGCGAAGGAACCATCACTAACATCCAGTGGAGAGCTAATCTCATCGCTTGGGCCAACAATGTG ggAGTTAAAATCTACGATTTTAGCACAAAACAGCGGATCACGAATGTGCTGCGAGATAACGTCAGTCTTAGGCCTGACATGTACCCCTGCAGCCTGTGTTGGAAAGACAACACAACGCTCATTGTTGGTTGGGGTACTTCCATTAAG ATCTGTGTAGTCAAAGAGCGAAATGCCACCGAAATGAGAGATTTGCCGAGCCGCTATGTGGAAATAG TGTCTGCGTTTGAGACCGAGTTTTTCATCAGTGGCCTGGCACCGCTGGCAGATCAACTGGTCACCCTTTTTTTTGTGAAGGATCACATG GATGAGGACTTTCGCGCTCGGCCTCGTCTCGACATCATCCAACCTCTCGCTGAGAACTGTGAGGAAATCTCTTCGGACGCGCTAACTGTGCGCAACTACCAAGACAACGAGTGCAGGGACTACCGCCTCG AACATTCAGAGGGCGAGTCGCTCTTCTACATCATCAGTCCCAAAGACATCGTTGTGGCCAAGGAGCGAGACCAGGATGACCATATCGATTGGCTGCTTGAAAAGGAGAAATATGAG GAGGCGCTGATGGCTGCAGAGATCAGCTTCAAAAACATTAAGAGACACGATGTTCAGAAAATCGGGATGGAATACATCAACCACTTAGTGAAGAAAGGAGACTATGACATTGCTGCAAG GAAGTGTCAAAAGGTTCTTGGTAAAAACATGGAGCTATGGGAGAATGAAGTCTACAGGTTCAAGACCATTGGACAGTTGAAA GCCATCAGTCAGTATTTGCCCAGAGGAGATCTGCGTCTCAGACCAGCCATCTACGAAATGATCTTACACGATTTCCTCCAAACTGATTATGAG GGTTTTGCCACATTGATCCGAGAATGGCCAGGAGAACTGTACAATAACATGGCCATTGTTCAGGCCGTGACGGATCATCTGAAGAAGGACCCCACGAACAGCACCTTGCTCACTACACTGGCTGAACT CTACACCTACGACCAGCGGTACGACAAAGCCTTAGAAATCTACCTGAGACTGCGGCACAAAGATGTCTACCAGCTGATCCACAGACACAACCTTTTCTCATCCATAGAAGACAAGATTGTACTTCTCATGGACTTTGACAAAGAG AAAGCTGTTGACATGCTTCTTGACAATGAAGACAAAATATCA ACGGACAAAGTGGTGGAGGAACTAGCAGACAGGCCTGAACTTCTGCACGTG TATCTCCATAAACTGTTCAAGCGGGACCACCACAAAGGCCAGAAGTACCATGAGAGACAGATTGGCCTGTATGCAGAGTATGACCGACCAAACCTGTTACCCTTCCTGAGGGATAGCACCCACTGTCCTCTTGAAAAG GCTCTTGAGATCTGTCAGCAGAGGAACTTTGTAGAGGAGACCGTCTTCCTGCTCA GCAGGATGGGGAACTGCAGACGAGCTCTACAGATGATCATGGAGGAATTAGAGGACGTGGGAAAAGCCATAGAGTTCGCTAAAGAGCAGGATGATGCAGAGTTGTGGGAGGATCTCATCTCTTACTCCATTGATAAACCAC CTTTCATCACTGGCCTCCTTAATAACATTGGTACTCATGTTGATCCCATCCTGCTCATCAATCGCATAAAGGAGGGCATGGAGATTCCAAACCTCAGAGATTCACTAGTAAAAATCCTTCAAGACTACAATCTGCAG ATTCTGTTGAGAGAGGGATGTAAAAAGATCCTAGTGGCCGACTCCCTCTCGCTGCTACAGAAAATGCACCGAACACAGATGAGAGGAGTCAGGGTCGATG aggagAACATTTGTGAATCTTGTCACGCTACAATATTACCATCAG ACATGGCCAAATCCTTCAGCGTGGTGGTGTTTCACTGCAGACACATGTTCCATAAAGAATGTTTGCCATCTCCAGGCACA TTTCATGGAGTGCAGTTTTGTAACATTTGCAGTGCAAAAAGGCGCGGACCAGGAAGTGGAATACTTGAGATGAAAAAGTAA